The Osmerus eperlanus chromosome 7, fOsmEpe2.1, whole genome shotgun sequence genome includes a region encoding these proteins:
- the mrpl51 gene encoding large ribosomal subunit protein mL51, protein MSLFGGFFRAGLSICYSTLQTTRHISTGVCRPIRMHAIPELKKVDRWTEKRSMFGVYDNIGILGDFKAHPKDLIVAPVWLKGFRGHELQRLTRKKKMVGDRMLTLDKHNMEKRIRYLYKHFNRFGKHR, encoded by the exons ATGTCTTTATTTGGAGGATTTTTTAGAGCTGGATTGTCGATATGCTATTCCACCCTCCAGACAACCAGGCATATATCTACAG GGGTGTGTCGTCCAATTCGTATGCATGCCATTCCTGAACTGAAAAAGGTGGACAGATGGACGGAGAAGAGGAGTATGTTTGGGGTTTATGACAACATTGGAATTCTAG GTGACTTCAAAGCCCATCCCAAGGACCTGATTGTGGCCCCTGTGTGGCTGAAGGGCTTTCGAGGCCATGAGCTCCAACGCCTCACAAGAAAGAAGAAGATGGTGGGAGACCGGATGTTGACACTCGACAAACACAACATGGAGAAGAGAATCCGCTACCTAtacaaacacttcaaccgtttcGGCAAACACCGCTAG
- the LOC134023963 gene encoding vesicle-associated membrane protein 1-like, which translates to FFDFRPFPPRRSFTPIPPCPLETVLNSCTGDVCPRCCCPAGAPGAPGAPGAEGGAPPGPPNTSSNRRLQQSQAQVEEVVDIMRVNVDKVLERDSKLSELDDRADALQAGASQFESCAAKLKNKYWWKNCKMMIMMGIIGVIVVGIIFLYFFY; encoded by the exons TTTTTCGACTTCAGACCCTTCCCCCCTCGCCGCTCGTTCACTCCAAttcccccctgtcctcttgAGACAGTTCTAAACAGCTGTACAGGCGAT GTCTGCCCCAGATGCTGCTGCCCCGCTGGAGCCCCTGGTGCCCCAGGGGCACCTGGAGCTGAGGGAGGGGCCCCACCCGGCCCCCCCAACACCTCCAGCAACCGCAGACTTCAGCAATCACAAGCCCAAGTAGAAGAG GTTGTGGACATCATGCGGGTGAACGTGGACAAGGTGTTGGAGAGGGACTCAAAGCTGTCAGAGTTGGACGACAGGGCGGATGCACTTCAGGCCGGGGCCTCTCAGTTTGAGAGTTGTGCAGCGAAGCTTAAGAACAAGTACTGGTGGAAGAACTGCAAG ATGATGATCATGATGGGCATCATTGGAGTCATTGTGGTTGGAATAATTTTCT tgtaCTTCTTCTATTGA